The Candidatus Eremiobacteraceae bacterium region GGCCCACATTAAGCGGCTCAAGGGCCGGCTCCAGCGGGACAGCAAGGCGAAAGGAGCGCCTCACAAGGGCCGTTTTCCGATACCGCGAAATAGGGGGAGTACACGATTTTGAAATCGCCGGATGCGGGCCTCGGGCCCGCATCTCGCGTCTGCGAAGGGGGTGTTTGGAATCATGGAAACGAGAGTCGGCCCCAACGAATCGATCGAAAGCGCCCTCAAGCGTTTTAAGAAGCTGTGTCAGAAGGCAGGTGTGCTCGCGGAGGCACGCCGGCACGAGCACTACGAAAAGCCCAGCGTTCGCCGCAAGAAGAAATCCGCGGCAGCGCGTAAACGCCGGAGCTGAGTCGCGCTCAGGCGTAAGGGAAAGGGTCTCTCAGAGGGCGTCCGAAAGGTCGCCCTCGACCATGCGTGAGCGGCGCAAGCGCCGCACGGAGCGGAATGCCCACAATCCTGGATCGCCTGAACGCCGATCTGAAGTCGGCGATGAAGGCGCGAGACACTGAGCGTATGGACACGCTTCGAATGGCGATTTCTGCCATCAAGTACAGGCAGATCGACGCCGCTGCGCCCCTCGCACCGTCCGAAGAAGAAGACGTCCTTCGCAAGCAGGTCAAGCAGCGCGACGACTCGATCGAGCAATTCGCGAAAGCCGGGCGTCAGGAACTCGCCGACAAAGAAACTCGCGAACGCGCGATTCTCGGCGAATATCTGCCGAAGGAGTTGACCGACGCCGAATTGCGTTCGATGGTCGGCGATTTGGTCGCAAGCCTTCCGCCCGCGGCAACGTTTCCCGATGCGATGAAGGCGGCCATGGGCGCACTCAAAGACAAGGCTCCGGGAAAAGCGATCCAGGCGGCCGTTCGCGCTGCGATGGATGCGCGCGTGTCGTCGTGACAAAACTGGTGCTCCCGAAATCGTTGCGTCTCTTTATCGCTGCCGCGTTCATCGTCGGCAGCATTGCGCCGTGGTTCGGCATATCGGGAAGGGCGTCGGCTGACGCGACGGTCGTCGGGCAGAAGACGATCGAGGTCGTCGACATCGACGACGTGATCGATGTCGGCATGGCGCATCGCGTGGAGCGCGCGATCTCGGACGCAAAGAACAACGGCGCAAGCGCGATCGTCTTCCGCATCAACACG contains the following coding sequences:
- the rpsU gene encoding 30S ribosomal protein S21, producing MMETRVGPNESIESALKRFKKLCQKAGVLAEARRHEHYEKPSVRRKKKSAAARKRRS
- a CDS encoding GatB/YqeY domain-containing protein; this translates as MPTILDRLNADLKSAMKARDTERMDTLRMAISAIKYRQIDAAAPLAPSEEEDVLRKQVKQRDDSIEQFAKAGRQELADKETRERAILGEYLPKELTDAELRSMVGDLVASLPPAATFPDAMKAAMGALKDKAPGKAIQAAVRAAMDARVSS